Within Lusitaniella coriacea LEGE 07157, the genomic segment ATCTATTTGAATCGCCATAGTTGGGACTGACACGGTGATGCGGAGAGCGGTCGGAACGCCTCTGAGGGAACCTCAGAGGACGCAAGCCGACCGAGGAGATGCGGAGAATTTTTACAATGTGCAATTTGAAAGATTTGATATGACACGGAGACACAGGGAATTTTTATAATGGGCAATTAGAAGGATTTGATATCAGAAGCGTAACTTTTGCAATCGCATACTCTCGACTGCGTAACGCCATGAAAAAATCTAGCTCAATAGCGAATCCTTTGAGCCGAGAGGACAAGAGCCTCAAGGGTTATTCTAAATTTAGCGTCGCTCTAAATTGCTAGTAAACCGCGTCTAGCTTGAAAACCTTAGTTTTAGGAATCCACCGAAAGATCCTCTAGGCTGAAGACTGTAGGTTTTAGAGCATCCCGAAAAAACTCCAGGTTTCGACGTGGATGCGGTTTAGAAGGAGATTTTCTCGATAAATAGCAAATCCACAATCTTCCCCCTTACCGGATTAAGGGAGATGTCAGAGAAGAATCGCACAAAAGGATTAAGAAGAAGGCGTATCTTCTGAAGACGAATCCTCCTCACCAGAAGCTTCCGGTGCAGGCTCTTCCGTTGGCGTTGCAGGCTGCTTTTCCAAAGCGCGTTTTTGCTTGCGCTTCCGTTCTGCTTGCAGCGCGTCTTCAAGCACCGCCTGGACTTGATCCATCTTTTCCAAATTGCTGCGGTAGAGATCGAGGTCTTTTTGAACCTTATCCGTCGATAACTTTAAACTCTCACACAGTTCTTGGAGGATTGAATTGCGCTGCTTCTCATCGTTCACCACCTCTGCATCTATTTGTTCGAGAAGCGAGTACAACCCAATCGCAAACAGACGACTATATTTGAAAGAATCATTAAAAGCAATCTCCTTAAAGCGCTCGTAGAGATTGCTCGCACTCCCTTGGGAAACAAGCGAACTGTTCCAAGAGGAAATTTGCTCGATAGATAAACCTTGAACTGAGTTTTTTAAATTTTCTGCATCTTGTCGATAGGTTTGGGGATCTCCTTGAACCGCTTGGCACAAAGCATTAAAAATTGAAGATAAATCTTGCTCTGGGCGATAGCCTCGCATAAAGCGATCGAAGGAGGTTACAACGCCTAAAGCATAAATAGGATCGTAGCGAAAGTTGACATTCACAGAGAGCAGATGCATCTCTACCATCAACTCCTCAACCACTCGTCGGTAGACGGAGTTAATCGGGCGGGTATGATGAGCGTAAAATTTACGCTTTGTGTCGGAGACAGTACGAACTTGATCCACAGAGTAGAGATTATAGAGATACAGCAATCCTATTGTCTCGCTTAAAGACTCCTTTGCCAAGGGTTAACATCTTCGACTCCCTCGGTTGTGGTATTTCATTAAGTAATGAGAGTATCGGTCGAATGGTCGTTTTCTAGGCGGTGCTGTTGCTGTTGCACAGAAGGCGTTGTAACGGGTTCGCCAACTTCTCCGGATTTAATGTGAATTTGAATTTGCGGCCCAGAACTCGCGAGGCGAACGACCATCCCATCAATCACAACGGCTTTATTAATTCGCTTCCCGTCTAAATAGGTGCCATTTGCCCCTAGATTTCTAATCTCCCATTGAGAATCTTTGCGTTGAATCTCGATATGATGCCGAGAGACAACTGCACTGTAGAGAATAACCTCGTTATCTGTCGAGCGCCCAACCCGAATTCGCGATTTCGGGTCAAAAGTCCAACTTTGGACGGGGACAGCTTGGAGTGGATGCAGCAGGGTCAAAGTAATCACTGATGTTTCATCTTTCAAGGATGTGGGAAAGTCAGCCTTGATGGTTCTCTTTTCAGAGACAGCAAGCAACCAACGCTTATTCTGACATAACTGGCTCTCCTTGACCAGTTCAAAAGCCTGACGGAGATTTCAGTAAAGTCCTTTATAGCACTACATCAACACATTGGGATAAGGGGTTTAAACCCTTTTTTCAAAGAAGATTTAAGGTTTTTGTCAAGTTAAGCTAAAACACATTCAAGGTGGGTATTGGGCGCTCTGTAGCAAAGCCGTCAATCTCTCACCGCGTCACCCCTAGGTCAGCATTCCCTTGCTAGGTCGGCGTTCCCTTGCTAGGTCGGCGTTCCCTTGCGTCTTTCGCCGACGCGGGTTCCGACCTCCCCGTGTCAGCCTCAGTCATAATTTAAATGCATAGCAGCTTATCTTCATAGCAAGGGCAATTGAATTTGAGATGCGCGATCGCGCTCAACAGTTATTGTAATAATTTGCCGATCGATTAAATCTGTCTCGCCAGGAAATGCCCCCATTCCAGGATTGATAGCATAGGCGGGAAAACAAGTCGCACTCAAGCTGAGGCGCAAGCAGGTTCCTTTCTTTAAGGTCGTACAAGTTGCCTGAAGGGGTATTTTCACAGGTCTTTGAGGGAAATCAACTCGAATATAGCCTTGGGTAAAGTTGTAAACCCGACCGTCGGGATGGACTTCCGATAAAATCCCACAGAGATCGAAACTGGGAACGTCTGCCGTGCAGTCAATTAAGATGAATCCTTGTCCAACAACGGTTATTGCCTCAATTAAGGGTTCGGAGGTATAGGTGAGGACATCTGTGCGACAATCGATGCCAGAGCGCTCGAAAGACCCCGCAGGAATCGATGGGTGACCGCCTAATGAGGGGACGGGTCGCCAAGGATCGCTGACTAAAATATCTTCTTGGGTTTGGGGGTCGGGCGTGAGAAGGAGTTGACCGGATTTATCTTGAATGCTGGCTAATCCATCGCTTGCTAAATAGTAGGTTCGGTAATTGTCTTGGGCAATCGTTTCAAAAGAACGCCATTGATTAGAACCCATTTCAAAATAACGCACGGGCGGTTCTTTGAGAATGCCGTTTTCTTTGCCTTTGAGGAAGCAATCGAACCAGCGGATTTGTAGGGAATCAACGGGACTGGCGGCGGCTGCACCATAATCGATCTCTCCAACTTTGCGACCCCAAGGAAGGTGCGCCCAGGGTCCGATAATTAGGGATTGGGGACTGTTGGTTTTTGCCATTTGCTGGTAGAGGTTCAGGGTTCCGCGCAAATAGGGGTCGAACCATCCGCCGATGTGTAATTGAGGCAGGTTGATCGCGTCTAAGGGAAGAATTTGGGATTGCCAATCGCGATCGAATGTTGGGTGCGCCAGCCATCGCTGGTAAAAGGAACCGGGACAATGGGTTTGGAAGGCTTTTTGAAAGGCGGGAGTGGGGGTGTCGAAGGGGAGATGGCGCGAGGCTTGGTGGAGGATTTGGTAAGCGGCGCGATCGCGCTTGAGGCGAGCAGTTTCTGCGGCGAGTTGTACCGCCCACCCCAAGTTGGCTTGCAGGCAAAATGCTCCGTTCTCGTAAGCCCAATCGCTGTAGAGGTTGTAACCCACCATTCCCGGACATAGGACTTTGAGGACTGGGGGGCGGCTAGCGGCGGCGTAGAGTTGCGTCATTCCTTGATAGGAGAAGCCATACATTCCCACTTTTCCGGTGCTTCTGGGAAGTTGAGCCGCCCAAGTGACCGTATCGAATCCATCTTCTACTTCCCCCATAAAGGGATTGAATTCTCCCTCGGAGGTTCCCCGTCCGCGCACGTCCTGAATGACAACGATGTAACCTTGCTTGGCGTACCAGGTGGGATGGGCATAAACAACGGTGGACGCGATCGCGCGCCCGTAAGGTTGGCGCATTAATAACACCGGAAACGTTCCCTCTTCCCTAGGACGATAAATATCCGAGTCCAATCGCACGCGATCGCGCGTCAACATCGAGGCGGTTTCCTTGATTACACTCATTTTTTATCCCCAAGTTTGACAGCCCGTCTTTTGACAAGCGTTTCCCCGTTACTCAGAATCGAAGGTTATAGCAGTAAGCAGTCAGGTGTCACCAAAAGATTAGCCATTTCTAGCTTGTCGCTTGGTGAGATGTCCTAACGTCTATTCGTAGTGTTATATCCTAAAATTTCGCCGCAGACATTACCCATGCACGACGATTTTCACAAACCCAAACTCATTTCCATTGGCATTACACCGTTGGGTATTATCTCCATTGGCGTTGTCCCAATGGGCGTTATCTCCATTGGCATTGTCCCAATGGGCGTTATCTCCATTGGTTCGGTGGCAATGGGACTGATCTCAGCAGGTGCAGTGGCAATGGGAGGCGTAGCGATGGGCGCGCAAACGATGGGCATTGTCAGCATCGGACAAATGGGCATGGGGAACGTGCGCGTTCCGCTCAATTTCGAGCATCATCACCATCACACCGACACGCCGAAATCAACCGAAACTCAACCACCACAAGCTGCACCATAACCTGTAAATCTAGATCAACTCAATTTCTCCGCGATGCTTAAATTGGGTCTGTAAAAGGCGTAAAATTCGCTCCTCTGCACCAGCCACTAATTGAGCTTCGGAACGAAACGGAATCCCATCAGGGATCGAAAAGGATTCAGAGGACTTGGGCTGTTGTACCAATTCTAGGGCTTGGGGTGTCGAAGCATTCTGCGTTAATGGCGTTTCACGAGTATCTGCCTGAGACGCGGGAAGATGCTGTACGGGTTCGAGGGCTAAAACCACGAGAAATGAGGTAAGAACAAGGATACTGAAATCAAATTTTTGGCGCATGGCATCTGCTAACGGTGAAACGAGCTTAAGGTACAAGTCTATCAAAAGTTAAATTTAGTTCCTCTCGATATGCAAGGGTAAATATACTCGCTTGCCCGACAAAGCAGCCCTCTTTTCCATTAAGAATTTTGACTAGGCGGTTCTCAATCCGAGAAGAGAGTCACTATCATCGGAAGTGATTAGTGGAGAATCGACTTATTTATAACAACTGCATGACGTGTAATTGAATTTTGCAACATCTACTTTCAAAGTATTGCCTGTTTCACCTTGAAAATGGCAATAATTCATGAAATTTGCTAATGGCAACGCGATCGGAAACCAGGGAGTTAATTATGGAACCGCCAAACTTGTCGATTGAAGAAGAAGAATTTGAACCGTGCGAACATTACAATCAACTCGAACCCGATACCGCAGCAGCTTTCACGCGATCGCTTCCTTCTGGTTCGATGATGGTCAAACAAGTGTCCAGTTGTTCGACCTCCGTCGTTAATGGACTTTCCAAACAAATTATTGATGAAATGAACGCAATTGTCCCCGGTGTTCTCGTCACATTTGATAGCTTTAACGTGAGTATTGGTCCTGCGGTGTGGCCCTACTTGCAACAACCCGCTAAAGAAGCGTTAGGGCGCGCGATCGCGGATAGGGGTCAAACCCTCAGCGTCAACTCCGCCTACCGCACGATCGCGCAACAACTGATCCTCTACAACCATTCCCTGCGCCGTCGCTGTGGCATCAGCATCGCAGCCCGTCCCGGCAGAAGCAACCATCAAAGCGGACTCGCAGTTGACATCAACGATCCCCAAGGGTGGCGACCCTTCCTCGAACGCCAAGGCTGGAGTTGGTTGGGACGCAAAGATCCCCCTCACTTCAACTACGTCGGCGGCGGAACCCAAGACATTCGCAGTTTAGCCGTCCTCGCCTTCCAAAAACTCTGGAATAAAAACAACCTCAACAGCCAAATTACCGAAGACAGCGCCTACGGACCCCAGGTTGAATCCTGCCTCAACAAATCCCCCATTGAAGGCTTTGGTGCAACTCCTCCCGGCGGCGGTTCGAGAACCCTGCGACTCAGCACCCCCCGCATGGAAGGAGACGACATACGCGAAATTCAACAAGCTTTAGCAAGCGCGGGTTTCCAACTCGATCTCGATGGCGTGTACGGATCCGGAACTGCCGCGGCTGTTAAAGAATTTCAAGCTAAAGAAGGTCTAGAAGCCGATGGGATTTTCGGTCCCGCAAGCCGGACTAAACTGCTCAAACCAAAACTCTAAAAGTTCGCGTCCAGTTGTGGCTTTTAGATCGGGAATGGCAACTTAGAAAGCATCCAGAAACCCCCAACAGACTTTAATACGTTATCACTGTAAAACTTCGCCAGCTACCCCCTTATGCAGGGGGTCTGGGGGAGGCATCCCTCCCCCGGTGGGGGGTTTGGGGGGCGAGTCCCCCGATACAGCTCTCGGTTTTAAGCAGAAAGTTATTCTTTGTTTGCATTTAGTTCACATCAGACGTTATTCATAACTTAAATAATGACTCGTAGCATCTACGCATTACTCGTCGGCATCGATGAATACGTTAGCCCCATCCCGCCCTTACAAGGGTGCGTTAACGATATCAAAGCCATGCAGGACTATCTCGAAGGGCGCGTTGCCACAGGCGACGATCGCGTCCACATCAAAACCCTATTTAACCAAGAAGCAACCCGTCAGGCGGTTATTGAGGGATTTCGCACCCACCTTTGCCAAGCTACCGCAGAGGATGTCGCCCTGTTTTGCTACTCCGGACATGGCGCGCAAGAACAAGACCCACCGGAGTTTTGGACGATTGAACCCGATCGAACCAACGAAACTCTCGTCTGTTACGACAGCCGCAGTGCCAACGGGTGGGATTTAGCCGACAAAGAACTTGCCAAACTCATCGCCGAAGTTGCCGAGAAAAATCCCCACATCACCATCGTTCTCGACTGCTGTCATTCTGGCACTGGAACCCGCGACCTGGATGTCGCCACGCGCCAAGCTCCTATCGACACGCGATCGCGCCCCGTTGAAAGTTTCATCTTTTCTATTGCCGAAGCCAGCCAACTCACCGGAACCCGCAGCCTCGAAGACAACGCCACTGGGTGGTCACTCCCCCAAGGCAGACACATTCTCCTCGCCGCCTGTCGGGAAATCGAACTCGCCAAAGAATACAACGCGAGCGGTCAGCGCCGGGGAGCGTTTTCCTACTTCCTCCTCGATACTCTCAAAAAAGCCAACGGTAGTCTCTCCTATCGCGACCTCTTCAAACGCGCCAACGCCCTCGTCCAAGCCAAAGTTTCCGCCCAATCGCCACAACTCGAAGCCACCCTCTCCGGCGATCTCGACCAACCCTTTTTAGGCGGGGCAATTCCCAGCCGAACCCCCTACTTCACCCTCAGCCATCACAAAGAATACGGCTGGGTTATCGATGGCGGCGCAGTTCACGGCATCGCTCAACCCACAGCAGACGAAACCACCTTCCTCGCTCTCTTTCCCTTCGACGCTCCTCCCGAACAGCTCAAACAACTCTCCGCCTCTCTGGGAGAAGCAGCCGTCACCGAAGTGATGCCCCAACTGAGTAAAGTGCGCCTGGAGGAAATTGAAAATCCCGATACCGAAACCACCTTCAAAGCCGTCATTACCAGCCTTCCCTTGCCCCCCAAAGGCGTATTTATTACCGGGGACGAGTCAGGGGTCGAATTAGTAAGGAAAGCCCTTCAAGAAGCCGCTCCCCAACAGCAGCCCTCTCTCTACGTGCGGGAAGTGGAAACCCCCGAAGCCGCAGACTTTAAACTCCTTGCTCGCAATGGCGAATATTTAATTACCCGACCCACCGACGATCGCCCCTTAGTCGCGCAGATTCAAGGGTATAGCCCAGCCAAAGCCGTCAAAGCTATTGAGCGCCTCGAACACATCACCCGTTGGACGAACATTGTCGAACTCTCCAGCCCCGCAAACAGCCGCATTCGACCGGACGCAGTGCAACTGTCCGTTTATCAGAATGGAGAAGAATTACAAGGGACAGATATTCGCCTGGAATATTGTAAGGAAAATGGTCGCTGGCTAGAACCTCAATTTAAAGTTAAGCTCGCCAATACAAGTAACAAGCCGCTATACTGCGCCCTGTTAGATTTGACCGACACCTATGCTGTTAGCGCAGAGCTATTAGCATCGGGTGGCGTTTGGTTGCAACCGGGCGAAGAAGCCTGGGCTTTAGGGGGCGAGGCTATTTACCCCACCGTTCCGCAAAAGCTTTGGGAACAGGGAATTACAGAAACGCGAGATATTCTTAAACTGATTGTGAGTACGGCTGAATTTGATGCGACTTTGCTCGAACAAGATGCCCTAGATTTACCCTTTGGCTCGAAAGCTGTACCGAAGCGGGGGAAAGGAACGCTTAACCGTTTAATGAGCCGCACGCGATCGCGCGTTCTTCGTTCCAAACCCGAATCCGAAGTAGAATACGACGATTGGATTGGCACTCAAATTGGCATCGCTACCGTTCGTCCCCTCGAAACCACCCCCATCCCCCAAGAAACTCCCATTACTCTCGGTCAGGGCGTAACCGTTCAGGGACATCCCCAACTCAACGCCAAAGCCCGCCTCACCACCGTCACCCAAGCCACGCGAGACTTAGGAAATGACCTCATCCCGCCATTACTCAGATCGGCAGGCGTACAACCCTTCCAATTCAACACCAGTCGAGGGAATGACCCCGGACTGAGTGCCTTGGAATTGAGCGATATTGAAAACCCCTCAGTTGTCACCCCCGAAAATCCCCTCGTCCTCGAACTCGACGCATCCTTACAACCCAATGAAGAATTACTCCCCGTTAGTTACGATGGCGAATTTTTCCTCCCCCTCGGCGGCTGTCGCAGCACTCCAGAAGGAAAAACAGAGGTTCGCCTAGAACGCCTCAGCGACCCCATGAGCAAAGGATCGCGCAGTTTGGGCGGCTCAATTCGCATCTTCTTCCAAAAAATCGTCACCCAAAAGTTAGGACTAGATTTCACCTATCCCTTACTCGCCGTCGCCAAAGTCAGCCCCGACGAAACCGTAACCTACGAAACCGATCGCGAACAAGTCCAAGCCAGAATTGCCTCAGCAGAGCGCATTCTCCTATTCGTCCACGGCATCATTGGCGACACCCAAAGCATGGTCAAAAGTGTACAACGGGCAAAAGTTAACGCAGAAGGACAAGAACGCCTCTTAATCGACTGCTACGATCTCGTCCTCACCTTCGACTACGAAAACTTGCACACGCCTATTGAAGAAAATGCCCGACTGCTCAAACAGCGATTGGAAGCCATTGGCTTGGGGGAAAATCATGGGAAAACCCTGCACGTTGTCGCCCACTCAATGGGGGGATTAGTCTCTCGCTGGTTTATCGAACGAGAAGGCGGCAACCAAATCGTACAGCACCTAATTATGCTGGGAACGCCCAATGGCGGCTCTCCCTGGTCGGTGGTAGAGGATTGGGCGCTGACTGCCCTCAGTTTGGGATTAAATGGCTTAACAAAAATAACTTGGTCCGTTCCCGTTGTCGGACAACTCGTTGCATTAACGAAGCTTGCAGTTAAAGCCGTCGAAACCATTGACGTGTCTTTGGATCAAATGAACCCGGACTCGGACTTCCTCAAAAATCTCGCCAGCAGTCCCGAACCCGGAATTCCCTACACGATTCTTGCGGGGAATACCGCCCTCGCACCCAACGCTCTCGAACCAGAACCGGGCAAACAAACCAGTCCCCTTGAGCGATTGATGCAAAAGCTGTTCAACCGCGCGATGGAAAAACCCTTCTTCGGTCAACCCAACGACATTGCAGTAACGGTGAAAAGCATCAAAAACGTCAGTGAGTCTCGCACTCCCCAACCCCAAATCCAAGAAGTAGGCTGCGATCATCTCGTTTATTTCAGTCACGAAGCAGGACTGACAGCATTAGCCGCAGCCGTTGCTAAAGAAATGCCCACTGCTCAACCCGAATCTCCTCCAGAACCAGAGGAACGCCCCCCCGTTACCCCGACACCCATTGCAGAACCCGAAAGCAGCCGTTCCGCCGAACCCCCGTCTCCAAACATCCCAGAGGAAGTCACTCCTGTCGAACAAAAGGAATCGAAATCGTGGATTGGCGTAACCACAATACTCATTGCTGTTGCAATTATCCTCAGTTTGTTCCTCTTCCAACAATTGCGCTTGAACCCATCTAACGAGCAACCGGAAGATCGGCAATCCTTGCTACTTTAATCTGAATCAAAAGCCCGAAACCCCGTCCGTAAATTCCTCACCTCCTGAGTGAGTATAAATACCAATTGCCGATCGCGTAAAAATATTCGATCTCCATTTTTGGCTGTCTGTTTCTCCGAAAATCTTGTTAGAGTGAATGTCGTTGGGAACTGAAAGCATTAGAGAGGAAAAGTCATGCGATCGCGCACCCTTCGAGAAGGTTCTGTCGGACTATTGATTCTCATTGGTTTAGGCTTATTTGGCATCATCACCGTCTGGCTGCGTGGCATAGAATTCGGTCAAAAAAACTACCAACTCGCGATCGAATTTGCCAATGCCAATGGAATGTCTATCGGTTCTCCCGTTCGCTATCGCGGAGTCAACGTTGGCAAAATCGTCAATATTGAACCCGGAACCAACGGCGTTAAAGTCATTGTCGAAATTAGCCCCGTTGATTTGCTCATTCCCAAAAATGCCACGATTCAAGCCAATCAATCGGGGCTTCTCAATCAAGCTTCTGTTGACATTACTCCCCTTCAACCGCTCTCTCAAAGCGCTCTAGCTGAAAGTCCCATTGGCAAAGATTGCAATCCCGATCTGATCGTTTGCGAAAATGCAACCCTTCAAGGAGAAGCTGGCGCAACCATCGACGATTTACTCAACAGTACCGTGCGTCTCAGCGAAGTCTATGCCAGTCCGGAATTTGCGCAAAACATCAATAAACTCCTAGAAACCGTTGAAGTCACTGCCCTTGATGTCACCAAACTCAGTGCCGAACTCAAACTCCTCTCGCGTTCCGTGCGCGGACAAATTCCATCTCTATCCGGAAACCTGACACGCGGTACCGATACCTTAAACACAACAGCCCTCTCATTAGGTCAATCTGCCGATCGTATCGCGGGAACCGTCGATTCAACTGCTCTTAACCTCAATGTCCTTTCCGCCAATCTGAATCGCTTAATTGAAGCCAATGGAGCGGATTTAGGCAGTACTTTGAACAGCGTGCGAGAAACGAGCGAAAGCTTGGATACGTTGCTCGTTCAACTGCAACCCACCGTGGCAGGTTTGAATACTGTCCTTCAACCCCAAGAAGTTGAAAACCTGCGCAACTCCCTGAATATTCTAATCGACAACACCAGCGTGGCATCAGAAAATCTCCGCAACGCATCTAACAATTTAAATAATCCCTTCCTCGCGCTCTCGCTGCAAGAACTCCTCAACTCCGCTAGAGAAACCTTTGAAAACGCGCGCAAAATCACCGCAGAGATTGACGAAATTACCGGAGATCCAGAATTCCGCAATAATCTCCGCAACCTCGTCAACGGCTTAGGGGATTTACTCTCCTCCACCCAAGAATTAGAACATCACATTCAATTGGCTGAAGCTCTCGAAGAATCCCGCAAGCGCGTGCAAGTCCTTGAAGAACAAATCCTCGTGCAAAAACAACAACACTCTAAAACCGCCCCTCCTCCCCCTAAAACCCCATCTCCAATCCGCGAACCTCAAGTTTTGCAACCGGAATAATGAGGGATCGTTCTTCGTGATAAGTTCCAACTGACAGACGAGCAAATTAATGGCGCTTTATCTTACCTTGAAGCTCATCGATCTCAGATAGAAGTGGAGTATCAAGACGTTTTACGCACTAGAGAAGAGATTCGTCAGTATTGGGAAGAATACAATCGCGATCGCGTTGCTCGAATTGCAAAGATGCCGCGAAAGCCCGAAACAGAGTCTCTTTGGGCAAAACTTGCGGCGCAAAAAGCGCAGCGTTCCGCAGAGAAACAATGACCTTCTTCGTAGACTACAATCTTGACGGCTATACTCTTGTTTTCCTGGGTATTTTGACTAGAAAACCGCGATCGCGCTCAAACTTGCGGATCGACCTTAGAATCGGGAATTTCGGGAGAATGCTGGATTTCCTGCAAGTTGTAACCTTGACGGTTGAGCTGTCGGACAAACTGAGTCGAATCGCTCTGTTCTTGGGTTTTAGGGGATTTTTCAGCAGCAGCTCGATTTTTTCTTAATTTAGCTTGTCGTCCCATGATTTTGCCATCCTCGTACTGGACTTAAAGGGTTCGATCTTTGATGATTTTTTGCCGATTTGAATTTGGATTATCAATTCGGTTCCTTTTCCTGGAGTTGAACAACATCTTAGCTTACCGCTATGTCGTTCGGTCACGATTTGATAAGCAATTGCCAGTCCCATTCCCGTTCCTTTGCCGATAGGTTTGGTGGTGAAAAAGGGATTAAAGATTTGTGGTTGAACGGATTCGGGGATTCCCATTCCATTATCCGCGATCGCGATTTCCACCCAACCTTTATCAATGACGGACGTGCGGATGCGAATTTGAGGCGAGTCTGTTTCAGGATTGATTCTACTCTCTTCTAATGCTTCAATCCCATTTGCCAAAATATTCATAAAAACCTGATTTAATTGTCCCGCAAAACAGTCCACCAAGGGAAGCATTCCATACTCTTTGACAATCTCAATTGCCCGTAACTTGTTGTTCCCTCGGAAGCGATGTTGCAAAATCAACAGAGTACTGTCGATTCCCGCGTGAAGATCGACTGTTTTAAACTCAGACTCATCCATGCGCGAAAAGGTTCGCAGAGATAAAACAATATTGCGAATGCGCTCAGTTCCAACCTTCATTGAAGTCAGAATTTTTGACAAATCTTGCGATAGAAAATCCAGATCGATCTCTTCAATTTTTGACTCGATCTCCGGCACGTACTTACGACAATGATACCGATACAGTTCGATCAGTTTAAGTAAATCTTCAGCGTACTCAATTGTATGAGTAATATTGCCGTGAATAAAGTTAACTGGATTATTGATTTCGTGGGCAATTCCGGCAACTAATTGCCCCAAACTCGACATCTTTTCTTGTTGAACCAACTGTGCTTGAGCCTGCTGGAGTTCCTGTAAGGTTTGTTCTAATTTCTCTTTTTGTTCCTTAAGAGAAGCTGTCCGCTCTCGAACGCGATTTTCTAGAGTTTCATTTGCCTGTTTGAGGGCGATTTCGCTGGCTTGCAGCGTCTCTGTATCCGCTTGAATGCGCTTTGCCATTTGGTTAAAAGCTTTCGCAATTTGAGCCAATTCGTCAGAACCTCCAATTTTTGCACGGATAGAAAGCTCTCCCTTGGCAAAATTATGGCTAGCTGCGACTAACTTAGCCGCGCGCCGAGTGAGGGTTTTCTCAAAAAAGAACCAAATGGCAATACAAAATATTCCCAATCCCACAGCAGCAGAGAGGGAGCGTTGCAAAGCATCTTTCAAAGCGCGTTGTTTGAGTAGGGAGAGATCGTACTCCAGCCAAAGAGTGCCGATGCGAGACGGACGCAACTCCCCCGGCACCATTTTCAGAGGAACGGGGTAAATTGCCCAAATTTTTCGCTTATCTTCCGAGAGAAGGATTTGTCCGGACAGGGTTTCCCGAACTTGTGTAAAAGTGAGTTCGCGATTTGCAGCCGGTGTATTTTGGAGCGCGCGATCGCGCAGTTCATAACGAGTGGCTAAAAGAACGCGATTTTTTTCGTCATACAAAACGCTTAAGCGAAGATTGACATCGTTCCGCATCTTGCTAATCGCAACTTCTGCCTGCTCGACATCGCCGCGACGGTAAAGATATTCCAGCATTCCCGAAAGTCGATCGCCAGCAAACCGAGCATTATCGCTAACATCCTTCTCCACTCGACGAAAAGATTGCACCGTTTCCCTTTGAACGATCGCACCCACCAGCACTGTCCCAAAGATTAACAAAATTGTTGGAATGGAAAACTTTAACGAAAAGGGAAACTGCTTCATTATCTTTATCTTTCGATCCTCTCTAGCTTGCTTGCGAATTGACAAACTTACAATGCTTTGACAAGGCGATCGTCAAGCAAGTTTGCCGGATCCACGGGTTTGGACAGCAGATCGTTGTCCATCATAATCGCAACCAGTCGTCGAGCCGTTTTTAACAGCAAGGGATTCTCCCCTCCCAGCAATGTTTGATTTTCTTGTATATCCGGACTGCGCAAACCCTCAAAGGATTCGAGGA encodes:
- a CDS encoding sensor histidine kinase: MKQFPFSLKFSIPTILLIFGTVLVGAIVQRETVQSFRRVEKDVSDNARFAGDRLSGMLEYLYRRGDVEQAEVAISKMRNDVNLRLSVLYDEKNRVLLATRYELRDRALQNTPAANRELTFTQVRETLSGQILLSEDKRKIWAIYPVPLKMVPGELRPSRIGTLWLEYDLSLLKQRALKDALQRSLSAAVGLGIFCIAIWFFFEKTLTRRAAKLVAASHNFAKGELSIRAKIGGSDELAQIAKAFNQMAKRIQADTETLQASEIALKQANETLENRVRERTASLKEQKEKLEQTLQELQQAQAQLVQQEKMSSLGQLVAGIAHEINNPVNFIHGNITHTIEYAEDLLKLIELYRYHCRKYVPEIESKIEEIDLDFLSQDLSKILTSMKVGTERIRNIVLSLRTFSRMDESEFKTVDLHAGIDSTLLILQHRFRGNNKLRAIEIVKEYGMLPLVDCFAGQLNQVFMNILANGIEALEESRINPETDSPQIRIRTSVIDKGWVEIAIADNGMGIPESVQPQIFNPFFTTKPIGKGTGMGLAIAYQIVTERHSGKLRCCSTPGKGTELIIQIQIGKKSSKIEPFKSSTRMAKSWDDKLN